A genomic region of Leptotrichia hofstadii contains the following coding sequences:
- a CDS encoding BMC domain-containing protein: protein MATLNALGMIETKGLVAAIEAADAMVKAANVTLIGKEHVGGGLVTVLVRGDVGAVKAATDAGAAAAERVGELISIHVIPRPHIEVETILPKGRE, encoded by the coding sequence ATGGCAACATTAAATGCACTAGGAATGATAGAAACAAAAGGATTAGTGGCTGCGATAGAAGCTGCAGACGCAATGGTAAAGGCGGCAAATGTTACATTGATTGGAAAAGAGCATGTAGGTGGAGGATTAGTAACAGTGCTTGTAAGAGGAGATGTAGGAGCTGTCAAGGCTGCGACAGATGCGGGAGCCGCTGCTGCAGAAAGAGTTGGAGAATTAATCTCAATTCATGTAATTCCACGTCCACATATCGAAGTGGAAACTATTTTGCCAAAAGGAAGAGAATAG
- a CDS encoding BMC domain-containing protein, with protein sequence MATLNALGMIETKGLVAAIEAADAMVKAANVTLIGKEHVGGGLVTVLVRGDVGAVKAATDAGAAAAERVGELISIHVIPRPHAEVETILPR encoded by the coding sequence ATGGCAACATTAAATGCACTAGGAATGATAGAAACAAAAGGATTAGTAGCTGCAATAGAAGCTGCAGATGCGATGGTAAAAGCTGCAAACGTTACTCTAATCGGAAAAGAACACGTAGGTGGAGGACTAGTAACAGTATTAGTAAGAGGAGATGTAGGAGCAGTTAAGGCTGCGACAGATGCAGGAGCTGCTGCTGCAGAAAGAGTTGGAGAATTGATTTCAATTCATGTAATCCCACGTCCACATGCAGAAGTAGAAACTATTTTGCCTAGATAA
- a CDS encoding thiamine diphosphokinase, translating into MKKKYVIFLNGEYKYSQEFMDKLVSENAVCFCADGGANSAFKYGKMPEVIIGDLDSIEKKVLEYYKNKNILIKKFPKDKDFTDFELILKEINKISENKNFIEKIFVVGGLGKRIDMTLSNLFIMEKYKNIVFLQENEEIFYAEKSFVLKNKKEYEFSIIPISEKVEKLTLKGFKFETDKIDVKRESSRLVSNVIVENEASVEFENGKLIIILKNNNKNLLY; encoded by the coding sequence ATGAAGAAAAAATATGTGATTTTTTTGAATGGGGAATATAAATATTCGCAGGAATTTATGGATAAACTGGTTTCGGAAAATGCAGTTTGCTTTTGTGCGGACGGCGGGGCAAATTCTGCATTTAAATATGGGAAAATGCCAGAAGTGATTATTGGAGATCTGGATTCGATTGAGAAAAAAGTTTTAGAATACTATAAAAATAAAAATATTTTGATAAAAAAATTCCCAAAAGACAAGGATTTTACAGATTTTGAGCTGATTTTGAAAGAAATTAATAAAATTTCGGAAAATAAGAATTTTATTGAGAAAATATTTGTTGTTGGTGGGCTTGGGAAACGAATTGACATGACTTTGAGCAACTTATTTATAATGGAAAAATATAAAAATATCGTTTTTTTGCAGGAAAATGAAGAAATTTTTTATGCAGAAAAGTCTTTTGTCCTAAAAAATAAAAAGGAATATGAATTTTCAATCATTCCAATTAGTGAAAAAGTTGAAAAATTAACATTAAAAGGCTTTAAATTTGAAACGGATAAAATTGATGTGAAAAGGGAAAGTTCCAGACTTGTGAGCAATGTTATTGTTGAAAATGAGGCTAGTGTGGAATTTGAAAATGGGAAACTGATAATTATTTTGAAAAATAATAATAAAAATCTTTTATACTAA
- a CDS encoding RluA family pseudouridine synthase, producing MKKFRIEKEHQRMKISQYLREVQNYSGRSLRNVEVFLNGKQVRLTKKLPSHGNLRVVEKKKGTDIKPIKLPLDIIFEDEDILVVNKEPFLLTHPTQKKADFTLANGIVNHFLEKYGEVRVPRFYNRLDMNTSGLIIIVKNSFAQAFLQNFSIFEKKYLAIVNGIIDDKEIARINEELAKDGKKHKIQDLEKENLKPEIEKVNFGEMKKYDEMEKIENNLTFENKDNKIGENTDFNSKKENNNLNLKSKSNFENINFTINENIDFNSKNAKDNLNLKNKNDFNNEILEKNGINKIVIERRIFWDGDNLERIIDERGQYAKTAVKVLKTYPEKNVTLVECELFTGRTHQIRVHLKSIGHTIIGDELYGNGLNKELGINRQFLHAYKVKFTHPASKKEVELEIPIFSDMKEFLEK from the coding sequence ATGAAAAAATTTAGGATAGAAAAGGAACATCAGAGGATGAAAATCTCGCAGTATTTGCGGGAAGTGCAGAATTATTCGGGGAGAAGTTTGAGAAATGTGGAAGTTTTTTTGAATGGAAAGCAGGTAAGACTGACTAAGAAATTGCCGTCACATGGAAACTTGAGGGTTGTTGAGAAGAAAAAGGGGACGGACATTAAGCCGATTAAATTGCCACTTGATATTATTTTTGAAGATGAGGATATTTTGGTTGTGAATAAAGAGCCATTTTTGCTGACACATCCGACACAGAAAAAAGCTGATTTTACACTTGCAAACGGAATTGTAAATCATTTTTTGGAAAAATATGGTGAAGTCCGAGTGCCACGATTTTACAATAGGCTCGATATGAATACATCTGGGCTGATTATTATTGTCAAAAACAGTTTTGCACAGGCATTTTTACAAAATTTTTCGATTTTTGAGAAAAAATATCTGGCGATTGTGAATGGAATTATTGATGATAAGGAAATTGCTAGAATCAATGAAGAACTTGCAAAAGATGGGAAAAAACATAAGATTCAGGATTTGGAAAAGGAAAATTTAAAACCTGAAATTGAAAAAGTTAATTTTGGAGAAATGAAAAAATACGATGAAATGGAAAAAATAGAAAACAATTTAACTTTTGAAAATAAAGATAATAAAATTGGAGAAAATACGGATTTTAACAGTAAAAAAGAAAATAATAATTTAAATCTGAAAAGTAAAAGTAATTTTGAAAATATAAATTTTACAATAAATGAAAATATAGATTTTAACAGCAAAAATGCAAAAGATAATTTAAATTTGAAAAATAAAAATGATTTTAATAATGAAATTTTGGAAAAAAATGGAATAAATAAAATAGTTATTGAAAGACGGATTTTTTGGGATGGGGATAATTTGGAAAGAATAATTGATGAGCGGGGGCAATACGCAAAAACGGCTGTAAAAGTCTTGAAAACTTATCCTGAAAAAAATGTGACATTAGTGGAATGTGAACTTTTTACAGGGAGAACACATCAAATTCGAGTTCACCTGAAATCCATCGGACACACAATTATAGGAGACGAACTTTACGGAAATGGCTTAAACAAAGAACTTGGAATAAATAGACAATTTTTGCACGCTTATAAGGTAAAATTTACACATCCTGCAAGCAAAAAGGAAGTTGAACTGGAAATACCAATTTTTTCAGATATGAAAGAATTTTTGGAAAAATAG